The Bacteroidales bacterium genome includes a window with the following:
- a CDS encoding flavodoxin, which translates to MNPTGLFYSFNTRHTSDAAERIAKELGEKNIDKINLETIEEHVFLSYPYMILGVSTWFDGELPNYWDEFLPAMEEMDFTGKTIALFGPADQVGYPQNFADGVGILARFLKDKGARIIGHYPAKDYHFIRSKALEGDHFAGLVLDYTNQPEQTEKRIKEWCQQLKDEFRM; encoded by the coding sequence ATGAACCCAACCGGCCTCTTTTACAGCTTCAACACCAGGCATACATCCGATGCGGCCGAACGCATTGCCAAAGAACTGGGTGAGAAGAACATCGATAAGATCAATCTGGAAACCATTGAAGAACATGTCTTCCTGTCTTACCCGTACATGATCCTGGGCGTCTCCACCTGGTTCGACGGAGAACTGCCCAATTACTGGGACGAGTTTCTGCCTGCCATGGAGGAAATGGATTTTACGGGCAAAACCATCGCACTATTCGGCCCGGCCGACCAGGTAGGGTATCCGCAGAATTTTGCCGACGGAGTCGGGATCCTTGCCAGATTTCTTAAGGACAAAGGGGCCAGGATCATTGGCCATTATCCTGCGAAAGACTATCATTTCATCCGATCAAAAGCGCTGGAGGGAGATCATTTTGCCGGACTGGTCCTTGATTATACCAACCAGCCTGAACAGACGGAGAAAAGGATCAAAGAATGGTGTCAGCAGCTGAAAGATGAGTTCAGAATGTAA
- a CDS encoding thiamine pyrophosphate-dependent enzyme: protein MTIGRLLDDRAPNYLKQALGWSYHAPYAGHDGIQLAIGQVFDRHTDHLFPYYRDMLTVLSAGMTAQEIILNGLSKKLDIAGGGRHMSNHFAKPEWNIHNVSSCTGNHASQAAGVARAIKYYKQQGAAISSQGESSVSEGYVYEAINGSSNERLPVIFVIQDNGYGISVPKAEQTANRKVAENFSGFLNLRIIYCNGKDVFDSVNAMVEAKRHVLQHGEPVMVHANCIRIGSHSNSDRHELYRDDFEMNYVREYDPLAKFRRLLLRYDRMTEEEITGIENEAKAIVKEAHKKVLASPDPDPASIFDFVSPEPYRPEKYPDGLPDGTGKKLRLIEALNETMKAEFRHNPDTFIWGQDIASKEKGGIFNVTKGMQQEFGRGRVFNAPIAEDYIVATANGMSRFDRKIRVVVEGAEFADYFWPAIEQLVDTSHDYWRSNGQFSPNITIRLASGGYIGGGLYHSQNIEGALTTLPGIRIVYPSYADDAAGLLRTSIRSGGVTVFMEPKALYNDPAAEAPVPADFEVPFGRARIRRPGKDLTLITYGNTVHLATAAADRIQKDTGAEVEVIDLRSLIPLDREMILQSVKKTGKALVVQEDKVFSGFGAEVAAMIAQDAFEYLDGPVERVGSTFTPVGFNRILERAILPDTEKIYQAVKKLLEY, encoded by the coding sequence ATGACGATCGGCCGTCTGCTGGATGACCGGGCTCCCAATTACCTGAAGCAGGCACTGGGTTGGTCCTACCATGCACCCTACGCCGGGCACGATGGTATTCAACTCGCCATTGGCCAGGTCTTTGACCGGCATACCGACCATCTGTTTCCTTACTACCGTGACATGCTGACCGTCCTTTCTGCAGGAATGACAGCACAGGAAATCATCCTGAACGGGCTTTCGAAAAAGCTGGACATTGCAGGTGGGGGCCGCCATATGTCGAATCATTTTGCGAAACCGGAATGGAACATCCACAATGTTTCTTCCTGTACCGGAAATCACGCCTCCCAGGCAGCGGGTGTGGCGCGGGCCATCAAATACTACAAGCAACAGGGAGCCGCCATCTCTTCGCAGGGAGAATCGTCTGTATCAGAAGGATATGTGTATGAGGCCATCAACGGATCTTCCAACGAACGGCTTCCCGTCATCTTTGTGATCCAGGACAATGGCTACGGGATCTCGGTCCCCAAAGCGGAACAGACCGCAAACCGCAAAGTGGCTGAGAACTTCTCAGGCTTCCTGAACCTGAGGATCATCTACTGCAATGGCAAAGATGTATTTGATTCAGTCAACGCTATGGTCGAAGCAAAAAGGCATGTGCTGCAACACGGTGAGCCGGTGATGGTCCACGCCAACTGCATCCGCATCGGGTCCCACTCCAATAGCGACCGGCACGAACTTTACCGCGATGACTTTGAAATGAATTATGTGAGGGAATATGATCCGCTGGCTAAATTCAGAAGGCTTTTACTCCGCTATGACCGGATGACGGAAGAAGAGATCACCGGCATCGAAAACGAAGCCAAAGCCATCGTCAAGGAAGCACACAAAAAAGTACTCGCTTCCCCTGATCCGGATCCGGCCAGTATCTTCGATTTTGTTTCCCCTGAACCCTACCGGCCGGAGAAGTACCCTGATGGTCTGCCCGATGGTACCGGAAAAAAACTTCGGCTGATCGAAGCACTGAATGAAACCATGAAGGCTGAATTCCGCCATAACCCCGACACGTTCATCTGGGGCCAGGATATTGCCAGCAAGGAAAAAGGTGGCATTTTCAATGTCACAAAAGGGATGCAGCAGGAATTTGGCCGCGGAAGGGTCTTCAATGCCCCGATCGCGGAAGACTACATTGTCGCCACAGCCAATGGCATGAGCCGCTTTGACCGGAAGATACGCGTCGTGGTGGAGGGTGCTGAGTTTGCGGATTATTTCTGGCCCGCTATCGAGCAACTGGTCGACACCTCCCACGACTACTGGAGGTCGAACGGTCAGTTCTCGCCCAACATCACCATCAGGCTGGCATCAGGTGGCTATATCGGAGGTGGATTATACCATTCGCAGAACATTGAAGGTGCGCTGACCACGCTGCCCGGAATCCGCATTGTCTATCCCTCCTATGCGGATGACGCGGCAGGGTTGCTCCGGACGAGCATTCGTTCCGGGGGGGTGACGGTTTTCATGGAGCCCAAGGCGCTCTACAATGATCCGGCGGCAGAAGCGCCGGTACCCGCTGATTTTGAAGTTCCCTTTGGCAGGGCCCGCATCCGCCGCCCCGGGAAAGACCTTACCCTGATTACATACGGCAACACTGTCCACCTGGCCACGGCTGCCGCCGACCGTATCCAAAAAGACACGGGAGCGGAAGTGGAGGTGATCGACCTGAGATCGCTCATCCCCCTCGACAGGGAAATGATCCTCCAATCAGTCAAAAAGACAGGCAAGGCACTGGTAGTGCAAGAAGACAAGGTCTTTTCAGGATTCGGCGCCGAAGTGGCCGCCATGATCGCACAGGACGCCTTTGAATACCTTGACGGCCCGGTGGAACGTGTGGGATCAACCTTTACACCCGTCGGTTTCAACCGGATCCTTGAACGCGCCATATTGCCGGATACGGAAAAAATCTACCAGGCAGTTAAGAAGTTGCTGGAGTACTGA
- a CDS encoding MGMT family protein, whose translation MENPSFFAKVYAVVRQIPYGRVTSYRAIARYLGTEGSARMVGWAMNQSHSSTVEIPAHRVVNRIGILTGKHHFGGPDVMRQLLESEGIQVIDDQIADFEKHFWDPAKEL comes from the coding sequence ATGGAAAATCCTTCCTTTTTTGCAAAAGTCTATGCTGTTGTCAGGCAGATTCCCTATGGCCGTGTTACCTCTTACCGGGCGATTGCACGATACCTGGGCACCGAAGGTTCTGCCCGGATGGTGGGATGGGCCATGAACCAATCCCACAGCTCCACCGTCGAGATTCCAGCCCACCGTGTGGTTAACAGGATTGGGATCCTTACCGGAAAGCATCATTTCGGCGGTCCGGATGTTATGCGGCAACTCCTGGAGAGTGAAGGAATACAGGTCATTGACGATCAGATCGCCGACTTTGAAAAGCACTTTTGGGATCCGGCGAAAGAGCTTTGA
- the trmB gene encoding tRNA (guanosine(46)-N7)-methyltransferase TrmB — MAKKKRERFIENDTFPNLFQPTYEHLITEGFGLKGRWNLDFFRNEAPIILELGCGKGEYTTGLASRTPEKNFIGMDLKGARLWRGLKTAQEEGFPNVAFIRCAVEHIGYFFGPQEVDELWITFPDPKPKKSKARQRLTSPRFLESYAPILKPGHVIHLKTDDPGLFEYTRDTITRENHSLLYHICDLYKENLKEPADEIQTFYEKMWLEQGKPIFYLRFRLREIPGDKILRP; from the coding sequence GTGGCAAAAAAAAAGCGGGAGCGATTCATTGAAAATGACACCTTCCCGAACCTGTTTCAACCCACCTACGAGCATCTCATAACCGAGGGTTTTGGTTTGAAAGGCAGGTGGAACCTGGATTTTTTCAGGAATGAAGCTCCCATCATACTCGAACTGGGCTGCGGCAAAGGGGAATATACTACCGGCCTGGCCAGCCGAACGCCTGAAAAAAATTTCATCGGCATGGATCTTAAGGGTGCCCGGTTATGGAGGGGGCTTAAAACGGCCCAGGAAGAGGGATTTCCCAATGTTGCCTTCATCCGCTGTGCCGTTGAACATATCGGATATTTTTTCGGTCCACAGGAAGTTGATGAATTATGGATCACCTTCCCTGATCCCAAGCCCAAAAAAAGCAAAGCCAGGCAGCGCCTTACTTCTCCCCGTTTTCTGGAAAGCTACGCTCCTATCCTGAAGCCCGGGCATGTGATCCATCTCAAGACCGATGACCCCGGACTGTTTGAATACACACGCGATACGATAACCAGGGAAAATCATTCGCTGCTCTATCACATCTGCGATTTGTACAAGGAAAACCTGAAAGAACCGGCCGACGAAATTCAGACATTTTATGAAAAAATGTGGCTGGAGCAGGGTAAGCCCATTTTTTATCTCCGTTTCCGGCTGAGAGAAATTCCCGGCGACAAAATCTTAAGACCCTGA
- a CDS encoding SPOR domain-containing protein, with protein MKTIDGYICDLLYSNDCIILQEFGGFVASYTPSRMHPTHRMLHPPSKRILFNVRLQTNDGLLANYIAEMEKISYQESMFRIQQFTTQCLNALKENKSVVFAQIGTFSFNKEGKLEFIPFQETNFLEEAYGLTSLVAPPPAGKKARTVKRPAPEKRSAVKSNNTKILPRVVFTSILLAVIASWGYYHSPLFKDIYTHYSGIVPLIRASHQQPPVFSDTPVEQKSTVDLTTAASPPEIIESGDEPEIVPPAVTPAVTPIDTPAVTPVVTPSVSTVATKQFYIIAGAFKDEINASSLETRLKNKGYDARRAGRTKGGLYRVCYGVYADKKQALRALDTIRQNEDPQAWLMVE; from the coding sequence ATGAAAACGATCGACGGATATATCTGTGATCTTTTATACAGTAACGATTGCATCATTCTTCAGGAATTCGGGGGATTCGTTGCCAGTTATACACCCTCCCGCATGCATCCCACACACCGGATGCTTCATCCGCCCTCAAAGCGCATCCTCTTCAATGTGCGGCTTCAGACCAACGATGGCCTGCTGGCAAATTACATCGCCGAAATGGAGAAGATATCCTATCAGGAGTCGATGTTTCGTATTCAGCAGTTTACCACACAGTGTCTGAACGCTTTGAAAGAGAATAAATCAGTCGTATTCGCACAAATCGGAACCTTTTCATTCAATAAGGAGGGAAAGCTCGAATTCATCCCCTTCCAGGAGACCAACTTCCTGGAAGAGGCTTATGGACTGACCAGCCTTGTGGCTCCTCCTCCGGCAGGCAAAAAAGCAAGAACGGTGAAACGCCCGGCACCGGAAAAAAGATCCGCTGTAAAGTCAAACAACACGAAGATCCTGCCTCGGGTGGTGTTCACTTCCATCCTGCTTGCGGTCATAGCATCCTGGGGCTATTACCACTCACCGCTTTTTAAGGACATCTACACCCATTATTCGGGCATTGTTCCCCTGATCAGAGCCTCACACCAGCAACCACCTGTTTTTTCAGATACCCCGGTGGAACAAAAATCCACCGTCGATTTGACTACTGCTGCTTCCCCGCCTGAAATCATTGAATCCGGAGATGAACCGGAGATTGTTCCACCGGCGGTTACACCAGCGGTTACACCCATTGACACACCTGCTGTTACACCTGTTGTTACGCCATCCGTTTCGACGGTGGCCACAAAACAGTTCTATATCATTGCCGGGGCCTTCAAAGATGAAATAAATGCAAGTTCACTTGAAACCCGGCTAAAAAACAAAGGCTATGACGCCAGGAGGGCCGGACGGACAAAAGGCGGACTCTACCGGGTCTGCTACGGAGTATATGCTGACAAAAAACAGGCACTCCGCGCCCTGGATACCATCCGGCAGAACGAGGATCCACAGGCCTGGCTGATGGTCGAATGA
- the kdsB gene encoding 3-deoxy-manno-octulosonate cytidylyltransferase yields the protein MLRSGVIGIIPARFGSTRFPGKPLSMINGKTMIQRVFEQAKKSRCLSRTIVATDDQRIYDHVCQFGGDVLMTSPLHLSGTDRCGEAVRILQDTSNDPSSLKIVINIQGDEPFLDPLQIDQVAALFDHPAVTIATLARLIIRTEELDDPNTVKVVFNNNKKVLTFSRTALPFQRNLPRQQWIDHHPYYKHIGVYGFRLDTLQQIISLPVSPLETAESLEQLRWLENGYDIYLDICDQESVAIDTPEDLLKLSNRTE from the coding sequence ATGTTGCGTTCAGGTGTCATCGGAATCATTCCCGCCCGCTTTGGATCTACCCGCTTTCCGGGCAAACCCCTGTCGATGATCAACGGGAAGACAATGATCCAGCGCGTATTCGAGCAAGCCAAAAAGTCGCGTTGCCTAAGCCGGACGATCGTCGCCACGGATGATCAGCGGATCTACGATCACGTTTGTCAGTTTGGGGGCGATGTTCTAATGACCTCCCCCCTGCACCTAAGCGGCACCGACCGCTGCGGGGAAGCCGTCCGGATTTTACAGGATACCTCCAATGATCCCTCCTCCCTGAAAATAGTGATCAATATCCAGGGAGATGAACCTTTTCTGGATCCTTTGCAGATTGACCAGGTAGCCGCTCTGTTTGACCACCCCGCAGTAACGATCGCCACCCTGGCCAGGCTGATAATCCGTACGGAAGAACTGGACGATCCCAATACGGTCAAGGTGGTCTTTAACAACAACAAAAAGGTCCTGACCTTTTCCAGGACAGCCCTTCCCTTTCAGCGAAACCTGCCGAGACAACAATGGATTGACCACCACCCCTATTATAAACACATCGGTGTCTACGGATTCAGGCTTGATACTTTACAGCAGATCATCTCCCTGCCGGTTTCTCCCCTTGAAACTGCAGAATCGCTGGAACAACTCCGGTGGCTTGAAAATGGATATGACATTTATTTAGACATATGTGATCAGGAAAGTGTTGCGATTGACACCCCGGAGGATTTATTAAAACTTTCCAACAGGACAGAGTAG
- a CDS encoding deoxynucleoside kinase — MHIAIAGNIGSGKTTLTGLLAKNFGWEPHYEDVESNPYLHSFYEDMQRWSFNLQIYFLNSRFRQIIRIRKGGKTVIQDRTIYEDAYIFAPNLHEMNLMTTRDYQNYRDLFELMSSFIQPPDLMIYLRASVPTLVRQIQKRGREYEAAIRLDYLKRLNERYEAWIAQYEIGKYLIFDVDNINFAENTHDLGQVIETITGELHGLFKQ, encoded by the coding sequence ATGCACATTGCCATCGCAGGTAACATCGGTTCAGGGAAGACTACGCTCACCGGTCTTTTAGCAAAAAATTTCGGATGGGAACCGCATTATGAAGATGTCGAATCCAACCCTTATTTGCACAGCTTTTATGAGGATATGCAACGCTGGTCGTTCAACCTGCAGATCTACTTCCTGAACAGCAGGTTCCGGCAGATCATACGGATCCGCAAAGGAGGCAAAACCGTCATTCAGGACAGGACCATCTATGAAGATGCATACATTTTTGCACCGAACCTTCACGAAATGAACCTGATGACTACCCGTGACTACCAGAACTACCGTGATCTTTTTGAGTTGATGAGCTCATTCATTCAGCCACCTGACCTGATGATCTATCTCCGTGCCTCCGTGCCGACCCTTGTCAGGCAAATACAGAAAAGAGGCAGGGAATACGAAGCCGCCATCCGGCTGGATTACCTTAAGAGGCTCAATGAGCGTTATGAAGCCTGGATCGCTCAGTACGAAATTGGCAAGTACCTGATCTTCGATGTGGATAATATCAATTTTGCAGAAAACACACACGATCTGGGACAGGTGATCGAAACCATCACCGGAGAACTTCACGGTCTGTTCAAGCAGTAA
- a CDS encoding GH3 auxin-responsive promoter family protein, with translation MTLISAVASQFLKGRMHRIEHFMKNPLEVQQDWFRRLITTAEKTEWGRKYDFASIRSYREYANRVPVSDYESIKTQIARIRKGEQNILWPSRISWFARSSGTSGDKSKFIPVSRESMAECHYKGAMDLVSLYLSHHPESGLFRGKGLIMGGSNRISEVNNESYYEGDLSAVLIQNMPFYADFFRVPDRSIALMSEWETKIEKIAETTLHKNVTSLSGVPSWTLLLLKRTLEISGKQNIHDVWPGLEAFFHGGVSFLPYKSQYDRIITPDKINYVESYNATEGFFGIQDIPELDSMLLMLDYGIFYEFLPTDQVGEEYPRAKTLQEIVPGENYAMVITTNAGLWRYLIGDTVVFTSVDPYRIQISGRTKSFINAVGEELIVDNAEKAMAIACQKSLAVINEYTAAPFYFNDSGNAAHEWLLEFEKLPADVDEFCNIFDEALKSLNSDYEAKRYQGMVLRDPILRIVPHGTFYKWMKQRGKLGGQNKVPRLSNNRNYVEEIMKIVTE, from the coding sequence ATGACACTCATATCTGCCGTAGCCTCACAGTTCCTTAAGGGCAGGATGCACCGGATAGAACATTTCATGAAGAACCCTCTTGAAGTGCAGCAGGATTGGTTTCGAAGGCTGATCACAACGGCAGAAAAGACGGAATGGGGCAGGAAATATGATTTTGCTTCCATCCGGAGTTATCGAGAATATGCCAACCGGGTCCCTGTTAGTGACTACGAATCAATCAAAACGCAAATTGCCCGTATTCGCAAAGGAGAACAGAATATTCTCTGGCCCTCCCGGATCAGCTGGTTTGCCCGCTCTTCAGGCACCTCAGGAGACAAAAGCAAGTTCATCCCCGTGAGTCGCGAATCCATGGCAGAATGCCATTACAAGGGAGCCATGGACCTGGTGTCCCTCTACCTGAGCCACCACCCTGAATCAGGGTTATTCAGAGGAAAAGGATTGATCATGGGAGGCAGCAACCGAATTTCAGAGGTCAACAATGAATCCTATTATGAAGGAGATCTTTCGGCAGTCCTGATCCAAAACATGCCGTTCTATGCCGATTTTTTCAGGGTACCGGACCGTTCCATAGCCCTGATGAGCGAATGGGAAACGAAAATTGAAAAAATTGCGGAAACCACTTTACATAAAAATGTGACCAGCCTCTCAGGTGTTCCTTCCTGGACACTTCTTCTTTTAAAGCGCACCCTGGAAATCTCCGGTAAACAGAACATCCACGACGTTTGGCCCGGGCTGGAAGCATTCTTTCACGGCGGCGTAAGTTTCCTTCCCTATAAAAGCCAGTACGACAGGATCATCACACCGGATAAGATCAACTATGTGGAAAGCTATAACGCCACGGAAGGATTTTTTGGCATCCAGGATATTCCTGAACTGGATTCCATGCTCCTGATGCTTGATTATGGTATCTTTTATGAGTTTTTGCCAACCGACCAGGTTGGAGAGGAATATCCGCGGGCGAAGACACTTCAGGAAATTGTTCCCGGAGAAAATTACGCCATGGTCATCACCACCAATGCCGGTCTGTGGCGCTACCTGATCGGCGACACCGTGGTGTTCACCTCCGTGGATCCTTACCGTATACAGATATCGGGGCGCACCAAAAGTTTCATCAATGCTGTCGGAGAAGAGTTGATCGTGGATAATGCGGAAAAAGCCATGGCCATTGCCTGTCAGAAAAGCCTGGCCGTCATCAATGAATATACGGCTGCACCTTTCTATTTCAATGATTCCGGGAATGCGGCCCACGAATGGCTCCTGGAGTTTGAAAAACTGCCTGCTGACGTTGATGAGTTTTGTAACATCTTCGATGAGGCGCTCAAATCACTGAATTCCGATTATGAAGCCAAGCGCTACCAGGGCATGGTACTGCGTGATCCTATCCTCCGGATCGTTCCTCACGGAACATTTTACAAATGGATGAAACAAAGGGGCAAGCTGGGCGGACAGAACAAGGTGCCCCGGCTGTCGAACAACCGCAACTATGTGGAAGAGATCATGAAGATCGTAACAGAATGA
- the ispE gene encoding 4-(cytidine 5'-diphospho)-2-C-methyl-D-erythritol kinase yields MIIFPNAKINLGLSVLRKRPDGYHQIETVFYPIALTDILEIIPSSEKETVFESRGLEIGGSIGQNTCLRAYHTMLESFKIPPVRIFLYKKIPTGAGLGGGSSDAAFTIQTLNALFNLNATRDQLTSAAAGVGSDCPFFLENRPMLGTGRGEHLEPVSPDLSGMHLILIKPPVSVSTADAYAGVVAVESRTSLREIIRYPVSQWQGHLVNDFEESVFRKYPSIRAIKSTLLDRGAVYAAMTGSGSAVYGLFESTPPDPALFPGCFVWTEKC; encoded by the coding sequence ATGATCATCTTTCCGAACGCCAAGATAAACCTTGGCCTGTCTGTCCTCCGCAAAAGGCCTGATGGCTATCATCAGATTGAAACGGTTTTTTACCCCATAGCCCTGACCGACATTCTGGAAATCATTCCATCTTCGGAGAAGGAAACAGTATTTGAATCCCGGGGTCTGGAGATCGGGGGAAGCATCGGGCAGAACACGTGTCTTCGCGCTTATCACACTATGCTGGAGTCCTTTAAGATACCGCCTGTCCGGATTTTTCTGTATAAAAAGATACCAACCGGAGCTGGTCTCGGTGGCGGCTCTTCCGATGCAGCCTTTACGATTCAAACACTGAATGCGCTTTTCAACCTGAATGCAACCAGGGATCAGTTGACCAGCGCGGCCGCCGGCGTAGGGAGCGATTGTCCGTTTTTTCTTGAAAACCGCCCGATGCTGGGAACAGGAAGAGGTGAGCACCTGGAACCTGTCAGCCCGGACCTGTCGGGAATGCACCTGATCCTGATCAAACCACCGGTTTCCGTCAGTACGGCGGATGCTTACGCAGGAGTCGTTGCGGTGGAAAGCAGGACATCCCTGAGGGAAATCATCCGGTATCCGGTCAGCCAATGGCAGGGGCATCTGGTCAATGATTTTGAGGAGAGCGTTTTCAGGAAATACCCGTCGATCCGGGCCATCAAAAGCACTCTCCTCGACCGGGGTGCTGTGTATGCCGCCATGACTGGCAGCGGCTCAGCCGTGTATGGTCTGTTTGAATCCACCCCCCCGGATCCCGCCCTCTTCCCCGGATGCTTTGTGTGGACTGAAAAATGCTGA